Proteins from one Catenuloplanes atrovinosus genomic window:
- a CDS encoding methyl-accepting chemotaxis protein yields MRGTTMPAGKSGNWFADLRVNTKILSIVVAMALAAVAIAYTGFTRIQALDRESRALYTDSVDPLVQLAAIYQPFQGIRGRVLEYGVASTATRADLKQEIDERVTRVTDGIEAYRPYAADPAQIDAFVDNFQRFLDASQNTLIPLADRGDTAGFATEYRDNVLPLISDAADAMDAENAAQSEKARKQADDNSAVAATAQRLVVIVLLIGLIVAIALALYVARLIVRPLAHVQASLEAMERGDLTVVADVTSRDEVGRMAGMLTRAQAQLREVIGSVGGAAHGLAAAAEETSAIANQIAKNAEEASTQARLVSAASEEVSQGVTTVAAGSEEMGAAIGEIAQSAGAAAEVAGQAVAVAESTNQTIATLGESSRQIGDVIKVITAIAEQTNLLALNATIEAARAGEAGKGFAVVATEVKDLAQETARATEDISRRVEAIQADSNQAVTAIQEIAEVIGRINDYTTTIASAVEEQSATTAEMNRNVTEAANATGQISASIDSVAENARTTAESVADAQRSAAELSRMSNELQASVSRFVY; encoded by the coding sequence GTGAGGGGAACGACCATGCCGGCAGGCAAGAGCGGGAACTGGTTCGCCGACCTGCGGGTCAACACGAAGATCCTGTCGATCGTCGTGGCGATGGCGCTGGCCGCGGTGGCCATCGCCTACACCGGTTTCACGCGGATCCAGGCGCTGGACCGGGAGAGCCGGGCGCTGTACACCGACAGCGTCGACCCGCTGGTCCAACTGGCCGCGATCTACCAGCCGTTCCAGGGCATCCGCGGCCGGGTGCTGGAGTACGGCGTGGCGTCCACCGCGACCCGCGCCGACCTCAAGCAGGAGATCGACGAGCGGGTGACCCGGGTGACCGACGGCATCGAGGCGTACCGGCCGTACGCGGCGGACCCGGCGCAGATCGACGCGTTCGTCGACAACTTCCAGCGGTTCCTGGACGCCTCGCAGAACACGCTGATCCCGCTGGCCGACCGCGGCGACACGGCCGGGTTCGCCACCGAGTACCGCGACAACGTGCTGCCGCTGATCTCGGACGCCGCGGACGCGATGGACGCGGAGAACGCGGCCCAGTCGGAGAAGGCCAGGAAGCAGGCGGACGACAACTCCGCGGTGGCCGCCACGGCGCAGCGGCTGGTCGTCATCGTGCTGCTGATCGGGCTGATCGTGGCGATCGCGCTCGCGCTGTACGTCGCCCGGCTGATCGTCCGGCCGCTCGCCCACGTGCAGGCGTCGCTGGAGGCGATGGAACGCGGCGACCTCACGGTCGTGGCGGACGTGACCAGCCGGGACGAGGTCGGCCGGATGGCGGGGATGCTCACCCGCGCACAGGCCCAGCTGCGCGAGGTCATCGGCTCGGTCGGCGGCGCCGCGCACGGCCTCGCCGCTGCCGCGGAGGAGACCTCGGCGATCGCGAACCAGATCGCCAAGAACGCGGAGGAGGCCTCCACCCAGGCCCGCCTGGTGTCCGCCGCGTCGGAGGAGGTGTCGCAGGGCGTGACCACGGTCGCGGCCGGCTCGGAGGAGATGGGCGCCGCGATCGGTGAGATCGCGCAGAGCGCCGGCGCGGCCGCGGAGGTCGCGGGTCAGGCCGTGGCCGTGGCCGAGTCGACCAACCAGACCATCGCCACGCTCGGCGAGTCCTCCCGCCAGATCGGCGACGTCATCAAGGTCATCACCGCCATCGCCGAACAGACCAACCTGCTCGCCCTCAACGCCACCATCGAAGCCGCCCGCGCCGGCGAGGCCGGCAAAGGCTTCGCCGTCGTCGCCACCGAGGTCAAAGACCTCGCCCAGGAGACCGCCCGCGCCACCGAGGACATCTCCCGCCGCGTCGAGGCCATCCAGGCCGACAGCAACCAGGCCGTCACCGCCATCCAGGAGATCGCCGAAGTCATCGGCCGCATCAACGACTACACCACCACCATCGCCTCCGCCGTCGAAGAACAATCCGCCACCACCGCCGAGATGAACCGCAACGTCACCGAGGCCGCCAACGCCACCGGCCAGATCAGCGCCAGCATCGACAGCGTCGCGGAGAACGCGCGGACCACCGCGGAGTCGGTGGCGGACGCGCAGCGCTCCGCCGCCGAGCTCTCCCGGATGTCGAACGAGCTGCAGGCCTCGGTGTCCCGCTTCGTCTACTGA
- a CDS encoding phosphatase PAP2 family protein, whose protein sequence is MNVSRRAVLRATAVTSAGLVAGPTAASLLTGSPASAAATLPGVEPFIATYRTNVAADLTVTGNAAVRILSGMQRVWRTGTAWNTGTVLDHAVQRANMRHVVKITRARTPEQAARAFIQDRQHQSYAATAGLGPLAPIYREGALAVTGITSAPDGTPPTKIDDAVPAGAPAGAALGAGSPSSALGQVVTLVNTLRGPFSSGNPSKTAYQYPRPWRMTESGQVVDTGKVDELGYPVYDSPVTVAAQLLRQRSTTPADDGGMPSGHANAFHLAALAYAYAIPERFQELVTAALDLADTRIVSGMHSPLDVIGGRVLATALAAAILGDPANAALKAQAREQARAYLTARVGADLHGYAHGGTTATDPYADRAANARIALPKLTYDLPRTGVRGVPMVVPAGAEVLLETRLPYLTAEQRREVLRTTAIESGHPLLDGPELWGRLNLFAAADGYGAFDRTVEVVMDAAAGGFAAADAWRNDIGGRGGLVKSGTGALTLTGDNDYRGGTHLRAGALIAAAASALGRGDVTVTGGELRVAGALRVRGEFVQRGGTLTVPARAGRGAIVTVDDEADLGGVLTVDDRSAAGRRPIELTVLRARHVRGRFARVVSAAGRRVTVDHGRTAVTVRLH, encoded by the coding sequence ATGAACGTGAGCCGTCGCGCGGTGCTGCGCGCCACCGCCGTCACCTCGGCCGGACTCGTCGCCGGGCCGACCGCGGCGAGTCTGCTGACCGGCTCCCCGGCCTCGGCCGCCGCCACGCTGCCCGGCGTCGAGCCGTTCATCGCCACCTACCGGACCAACGTGGCCGCCGACCTCACCGTGACGGGTAACGCCGCGGTGCGCATCCTCTCCGGCATGCAGCGGGTGTGGCGCACCGGCACCGCCTGGAACACCGGCACGGTGCTGGACCACGCGGTGCAGCGCGCCAACATGCGCCACGTCGTCAAGATCACCCGAGCTCGCACGCCGGAGCAGGCCGCGCGCGCGTTCATCCAGGACCGGCAGCACCAGAGCTACGCCGCGACCGCCGGCCTCGGCCCGCTCGCGCCGATCTACCGGGAGGGCGCGCTCGCGGTCACCGGCATCACGTCCGCGCCGGACGGCACGCCGCCCACCAAGATCGACGACGCGGTCCCGGCGGGCGCGCCGGCCGGTGCGGCGCTCGGCGCCGGCTCGCCGTCCTCCGCCCTCGGCCAGGTGGTCACGCTGGTCAACACGCTGCGCGGCCCGTTCTCCTCCGGCAACCCGAGCAAGACGGCCTACCAGTACCCGCGCCCGTGGCGAATGACCGAGTCCGGCCAGGTCGTGGACACCGGCAAGGTCGACGAGCTGGGCTACCCGGTGTACGACTCGCCGGTCACGGTCGCCGCCCAGCTGCTCCGGCAGCGCAGCACCACGCCGGCCGACGACGGCGGCATGCCCAGCGGCCACGCCAACGCGTTCCACCTGGCCGCGCTCGCCTACGCGTACGCGATCCCGGAGCGCTTCCAGGAACTGGTGACCGCGGCGCTGGACCTGGCCGACACCCGCATCGTCTCCGGCATGCACTCGCCGCTCGACGTGATCGGCGGTCGCGTCCTCGCCACCGCGCTCGCCGCGGCCATCCTCGGCGACCCGGCGAACGCCGCGCTCAAGGCCCAGGCCCGCGAGCAGGCCCGCGCCTACCTCACCGCCCGCGTCGGCGCGGACCTGCACGGGTACGCGCACGGCGGCACCACCGCCACCGACCCGTACGCGGACCGGGCCGCCAACGCGCGGATCGCGCTGCCGAAGCTGACCTACGACCTGCCCCGGACCGGCGTGCGTGGCGTGCCGATGGTGGTGCCCGCCGGCGCGGAGGTGCTCCTGGAGACGCGCCTGCCGTACCTGACCGCGGAGCAGCGCCGCGAGGTCCTGCGCACCACCGCGATCGAGTCCGGCCACCCGCTGCTGGACGGCCCGGAGCTCTGGGGACGGCTCAACCTGTTCGCGGCGGCGGACGGCTACGGCGCGTTCGACCGTACCGTGGAGGTGGTCATGGACGCGGCGGCCGGCGGCTTCGCCGCGGCGGACGCCTGGCGCAACGACATCGGCGGCCGGGGTGGCCTGGTCAAGTCCGGCACCGGCGCGCTCACGCTGACCGGCGACAACGACTACCGCGGCGGTACGCACCTGCGGGCCGGCGCGCTGATCGCCGCTGCCGCGTCCGCGCTCGGCCGCGGCGACGTGACCGTGACCGGCGGCGAGCTGCGGGTGGCGGGCGCGCTGCGGGTGCGCGGCGAGTTCGTCCAGCGCGGCGGCACGCTCACCGTGCCGGCGCGCGCCGGCCGCGGCGCGATCGTCACGGTGGACGACGAGGCCGACCTCGGCGGCGTCCTCACCGTCGACGACCGCTCCGCCGCCGGCCGCCGCCCGATCGAGCTGACCGTGCTGCGCGCCCGCCACGTGCGGGGCCGGTTCGCCCGGGTCGTCTCCGCGGCCGGCCGCCGGGTCACCGTGGACCACGGCCGTACCGCCGTCACGGTCCGCCTGCACTGA
- a CDS encoding sensor histidine kinase: MSRRWRAGIRGRLLAGFLMLFVAALGVSAVITAVLVNDYLFERSVAKLRDDERRIATLVESGPQTVNADQFETMLGPPLGIMGLDGGGRILFAIGTSAGREYELARLAGAGAPGDILVTEDAAVAVLVDTPGMRIVHADRNADEVAHLILVNDASVDRATIAGFAGSMAAIALVAVVVLMALTMVVLHIGLRPLAEMAQAADAIANGSRDERLPVSDHGTETDVLAAAVNRAFDAQARAEDRARTFAADASHELRTPLATVSGWLELYRQGGLSGDDVEQAVARIEDEVGRIRLLVDELGLLARLDTGRPLDSRPLDVAALAGSVVEDAQVIHPGLDIALAAPPDRPPVSGDAARLQQVLRNLVGNAVQHNPPGTRVRLTLRRDGDDLRVDVADDGSGIPAADLPRLFDRFWRAEASRSREYGGSGLGLAIVQAIVRAHGGRVTVESEVGHGTTVSLFLPVGTAPEPPR; encoded by the coding sequence ATGAGCCGCCGCTGGCGGGCCGGCATCCGCGGCCGGCTGCTCGCGGGCTTCCTGATGCTGTTCGTGGCCGCGCTCGGCGTCAGCGCCGTGATCACTGCGGTGCTGGTCAACGACTACCTCTTCGAGCGGTCCGTGGCCAAGCTGCGCGACGACGAACGGCGGATCGCCACGCTGGTCGAGTCCGGCCCGCAGACGGTGAACGCGGACCAGTTCGAGACCATGCTCGGCCCGCCGCTCGGCATCATGGGCCTGGACGGCGGCGGCCGCATCCTGTTCGCGATCGGCACCAGCGCCGGGCGGGAGTACGAACTGGCCCGGCTCGCCGGCGCCGGCGCGCCCGGGGACATCCTGGTGACCGAGGACGCGGCCGTGGCCGTGCTGGTCGACACGCCCGGCATGCGGATCGTCCACGCCGACCGGAACGCGGACGAGGTCGCGCACCTGATCCTGGTCAACGACGCGAGCGTCGACCGCGCGACCATCGCCGGGTTCGCCGGCAGCATGGCGGCGATCGCGCTGGTCGCCGTGGTGGTGCTGATGGCGCTGACCATGGTGGTGTTGCACATCGGCCTGCGCCCGCTGGCCGAGATGGCGCAGGCCGCGGACGCGATCGCGAACGGGTCCCGCGACGAGCGGCTGCCGGTCTCGGACCACGGCACCGAGACCGACGTGCTGGCCGCGGCCGTGAACCGGGCCTTCGACGCGCAGGCGCGCGCGGAGGACCGGGCGCGCACGTTCGCCGCGGACGCCTCGCACGAGCTGCGTACTCCGCTCGCCACCGTCTCCGGCTGGCTGGAGCTGTACCGGCAGGGCGGGCTCAGCGGCGACGACGTCGAGCAGGCCGTGGCCCGGATCGAGGACGAGGTGGGCCGGATCCGGCTGCTGGTCGACGAGCTGGGGCTGCTGGCCCGGCTGGACACCGGCCGGCCGCTGGACAGCCGCCCGCTGGACGTGGCCGCGCTGGCCGGAAGCGTGGTCGAGGACGCCCAGGTGATCCACCCCGGGCTGGACATCGCGCTGGCGGCACCGCCGGACCGGCCCCCGGTCAGCGGCGACGCGGCCCGCCTGCAACAGGTGCTGCGCAACCTGGTCGGCAACGCGGTCCAGCACAACCCGCCCGGCACCCGGGTACGGCTCACGCTCCGCCGCGACGGCGACGACCTGCGGGTGGACGTCGCCGACGACGGCTCCGGCATCCCCGCGGCCGACCTGCCCCGGCTGTTCGACCGCTTCTGGCGCGCCGAGGCCAGCCGCAGCCGCGAGTACGGCGGCTCGGGCCTGGGCCTGGCGATCGTCCAGGCCATCGTGCGCGCGCACGGCGGCCGGGTGACCGTGGAGTCCGAGGTGGGCCACGGCACCACGGTGAGCCTGTTCCTGCCGGTGGGGACCGCGCCGGAGCCGCCGCGCTGA
- a CDS encoding response regulator transcription factor, with product MADTGDRDRVLVVDDDPGIRGLLTSALRFAGYDVDTAADIPQALERVAAGLPDVIVLDVMLPGGTGFDVLTLLRSRSIGVPVLFLTARDAVEDRVRGLQLGGDDYVVKPFSVVEIGARIEALLRRSRGTAVPAGAALTFHDLSLDPQRHEVRRGDRPVHLSPTEFKLLHLLITHPGQVLSKAQILEAVWQYDFGGDSVVVERFISNLRRKVDDGHEPLIHTVRGVGYSLRHAR from the coding sequence ATGGCTGACACCGGTGACCGGGACCGCGTGCTCGTGGTCGACGACGACCCGGGCATCCGCGGTCTGCTGACCTCCGCGCTGCGGTTCGCCGGCTACGACGTGGACACCGCGGCCGACATCCCGCAGGCACTGGAGCGGGTGGCGGCCGGCCTGCCCGACGTCATCGTGCTCGACGTGATGCTGCCCGGCGGCACCGGCTTCGACGTGCTCACGCTGCTGCGGTCGCGGTCGATCGGGGTGCCGGTGCTGTTCCTCACCGCGCGGGACGCGGTCGAGGACCGGGTGCGCGGCCTGCAGCTGGGCGGCGACGACTACGTGGTCAAGCCGTTCAGCGTGGTGGAGATCGGGGCGCGGATCGAGGCGCTGCTGCGCCGCTCGCGCGGCACGGCGGTGCCGGCCGGTGCCGCCCTGACCTTCCACGACCTCTCGCTGGACCCGCAGCGTCACGAGGTGCGCCGCGGCGACCGCCCGGTGCACCTGTCGCCGACCGAGTTCAAGCTGCTGCACCTGCTCATCACGCACCCGGGGCAGGTGCTGTCCAAGGCGCAGATCCTCGAGGCGGTCTGGCAGTACGACTTCGGCGGCGACTCGGTCGTGGTGGAGCGGTTCATCTCCAACCTGCGCCGCAAGGTCGACGACGGGCACGAACCGCTGATCCACACGGTACGCGGCGTCGGCTACTCACTCCGGCACGCGCGATGA
- a CDS encoding cation transporter → MTTLPLAPRRATLTRRIRLLVAATIGYNVAEAVIAIGAGYAAGSTALIGFGLDSVIEVSSAAAVAWQFAGRDPRARERTALRVIAVSFFALAAYVTVESARALLGGAEAAHSTAGLLLAAASLVVMPGLSYAQRRAGRELGSRSAVADSRQTLLCTYLSAVLLAGLALNSLLGWSWADPVAALVIAAVAVKEGRDAWRGDACCADGHCAPVR, encoded by the coding sequence ATGACGACGCTGCCGCTGGCCCCGCGCCGTGCCACGCTCACCCGCCGCATCCGGCTGCTGGTCGCGGCCACCATCGGCTACAACGTCGCCGAGGCCGTGATCGCGATCGGCGCGGGCTATGCGGCCGGGTCCACCGCGCTGATCGGCTTCGGCCTCGACTCGGTCATCGAGGTCTCCTCCGCCGCCGCGGTCGCCTGGCAGTTCGCCGGCCGCGACCCGCGGGCCCGGGAGCGGACGGCGCTGCGCGTCATCGCGGTCTCGTTCTTCGCGCTCGCGGCGTACGTCACCGTCGAGTCGGCCCGCGCGCTGCTCGGTGGCGCCGAGGCCGCGCACTCCACGGCCGGCCTGCTGCTCGCCGCGGCGTCGCTGGTGGTCATGCCGGGCCTGTCGTACGCGCAGCGCCGCGCCGGCCGCGAACTCGGCTCGCGCAGCGCGGTCGCCGACTCCAGGCAGACGCTGCTGTGCACGTACCTGTCCGCGGTCCTGCTCGCCGGTCTCGCGCTGAACAGCCTTCTCGGCTGGTCCTGGGCCGACCCGGTCGCCGCGCTGGTGATCGCGGCGGTCGCGGTCAAGGAGGGACGCGACGCCTGGCGCGGCGACGCCTGCTGCGCCGACGGGCACTGCGCGCCGGTCAGGTGA
- a CDS encoding serine hydrolase domain-containing protein: protein MDDLVVPAEFSGVVSVDRAGEPSLRRAYGLANRADERPNRVDTRFAIASGSKGFVAVAALSLIESGELRRDTTARSLLGADLPLIAADVTVEHLLAHRSGIGDYLDEYENENDDVTAHVLSEPVHRLDRTDAFLPMLDGLPTVFGAGERFRYCNGGYVVLALILERASGVPFHDLIDARVFRPAGMAGTAYLRSDELPSNTAVGYLYRDGPRSNVLHLPVRGNGDGGAYSTAADISTFWRALFGGVLVSPASVAELVRPHTARADGDFGYGLGFWLRPDGRIQLEGQDAGVSFRSVHDPATATTWTVLCNWSDGAWPVARAIIT, encoded by the coding sequence GTGGACGACCTGGTGGTGCCGGCGGAGTTCAGCGGCGTGGTCTCGGTGGACCGGGCCGGTGAGCCGTCGCTGCGGCGGGCCTACGGCCTGGCGAACCGCGCGGACGAGCGGCCGAACCGGGTGGACACCCGCTTCGCGATCGCCAGCGGCTCCAAGGGATTCGTGGCGGTCGCGGCGCTGAGCCTGATCGAGTCCGGCGAGCTGCGGCGGGACACCACGGCCCGGTCGCTGCTGGGCGCGGACCTGCCGCTGATCGCGGCCGACGTGACGGTGGAACACCTGCTGGCGCACCGGTCCGGCATCGGCGACTACCTCGACGAGTACGAGAACGAGAACGACGACGTCACGGCGCACGTGCTGAGCGAGCCGGTGCACCGGCTGGACCGTACCGACGCGTTCCTGCCCATGCTGGACGGCCTCCCGACCGTGTTCGGAGCGGGGGAGCGGTTCCGGTACTGCAACGGCGGATACGTGGTGCTGGCGCTCATCCTGGAGCGCGCGAGCGGCGTGCCGTTCCACGACCTGATCGACGCGCGCGTGTTCCGCCCGGCGGGGATGGCCGGCACCGCGTACCTCCGCTCGGACGAACTGCCGTCGAACACGGCGGTCGGCTACCTGTACCGGGACGGCCCGCGCAGCAACGTGCTGCACCTGCCGGTGCGCGGCAACGGGGACGGCGGCGCGTACAGCACGGCGGCGGACATCAGCACGTTCTGGCGCGCGCTGTTCGGCGGCGTCCTGGTCTCACCGGCGTCCGTCGCCGAGCTGGTCCGCCCGCACACCGCCCGGGCCGACGGCGACTTCGGGTACGGACTCGGTTTCTGGCTGCGCCCGGACGGGCGGATCCAGCTGGAGGGCCAGGACGCGGGCGTGTCATTCCGGTCCGTCCACGACCCGGCGACGGCCACCACCTGGACCGTCCTCTGCAACTGGTCGGACGGCGCCTGGCCGGTCGCCCGCGCGATCATCACCTGA
- a CDS encoding family 16 glycoside hydrolase: MKKTPLVLLAVTTLAGLLPALPAAAAAVPPQEPGVTLRTFDLQTARDSICTLKPGQTPNVDKRLPTINWTTAADFGLEDRFQSEVTGNVNVTAAGAYAFRLTSDDGSRLLIDGTTVINNDGAHGPTPVEGTITLSTGYHALHLDYFERDGGQQLTLEWRPPGAGAFTVVPESALSTDAGVVRVTAPGRKECESTGDSPGDGLPLTGVHPGYTLTNLRPAGFNPQVSAMDWYPDGRLAIATWGGSDTTAGEVYVLSGVTGNTSPSQVTYRRIATGLREPMGLKIVDGKIYVSQKHELTELNDTNGDGAIDQYRRVATWPFDGNFHEFAFGLLYQDGFFYLNLSVSINLGGATTDPQGSPNRGTTLKINRSTGAVQYIAGGLRTPNGLNFGPEGDIFVLDNQGGWLPSSKLVQVKQDRFFGHYTNPDGPFDLQPVTQPVLWLPQNEIANSPSTPLMLNSGPYAGQLLFGDVTYGGVQRAYLEKVGGQYQGAVFRLTQGLEMGVLRISQGPDGAIYAGGLGAGGNWGQEGKLTYGLQKLTPNGASVFDIKAMRAIPDGFELEYTQPVSDATAAQLASRYRAKQWRYVPTPDYGGPKVDEESLTVASATLSADRLKVTLKLAGLKPGRVVHVRSPRPFTSTANQSLWSTEAWYTLNSLADGSTLKSSVVEAEWSGLTGSTAVATDHPGYTGSGFSAGHGAAGSATTFTVNVPSAGAYPISLRYSNGPNPSQMTKTLSLYVNGARVKQVSLPSTANWDTWATLADSVTLRAGANAVSYRVDTGDSGHVNLDSLTVGGTAAPGNRTGTITGIGGKCLDVENANIADGAKVQLHTCNNSTAQSWTREGDTLRALGKCLDVDNSGTADGTRVQLYTCNNSAAQVWQARADGALVNPQSGKVLDAAGGSSADGTPVQLWTWANVAQQRWTHNGPSRITLFDGGSLNAFRNADGSAVTWPVSGGSAEVLGGDIRTKQTFGDFTLHVEFWLPNLPATVTGQARANSGVYLQDRYEVQVLDSYGKASPANDDCAAIYQKAVPTANAATAPETWQSYDITFRAARWNGTTKTENARVTVVWNGVTVHNNVAIDGPTGAGAAESPAALPIRLQDHGDPGANVRYRNIWIEPA; this comes from the coding sequence ATGAAGAAGACACCGCTCGTGCTCCTCGCCGTCACCACGCTCGCGGGCCTGTTGCCCGCGCTCCCCGCCGCCGCTGCCGCCGTTCCCCCGCAGGAGCCCGGCGTCACGCTCCGCACGTTCGACCTGCAGACCGCGCGCGACTCGATCTGCACGCTCAAGCCCGGTCAGACCCCGAACGTCGACAAGCGACTGCCGACGATCAACTGGACCACCGCCGCCGACTTCGGACTGGAGGACCGCTTCCAGTCCGAGGTGACCGGCAACGTCAACGTCACCGCCGCGGGCGCCTACGCCTTCCGCCTGACCAGCGACGACGGCTCGCGGCTGCTGATCGACGGCACGACCGTGATCAACAACGACGGCGCGCACGGCCCGACCCCGGTGGAGGGCACGATCACGCTGTCCACCGGCTATCACGCGCTGCACCTCGACTACTTCGAGCGCGACGGCGGCCAGCAGCTGACGCTGGAGTGGCGCCCGCCGGGCGCGGGCGCGTTCACGGTCGTCCCGGAGAGCGCGCTGAGCACGGACGCGGGCGTGGTGCGGGTGACCGCGCCGGGCCGCAAGGAGTGCGAGAGCACCGGGGACAGCCCGGGCGACGGCCTGCCGCTGACCGGCGTGCACCCCGGCTACACGCTCACCAACCTGCGGCCGGCCGGCTTCAACCCGCAGGTGAGCGCGATGGACTGGTACCCGGACGGGCGCCTGGCCATCGCCACCTGGGGCGGCAGCGACACCACGGCCGGCGAGGTCTACGTGCTCAGCGGCGTCACAGGGAACACCTCGCCGAGCCAGGTCACCTACCGGAGGATCGCCACCGGGCTGCGCGAGCCGATGGGCTTGAAGATCGTCGACGGTAAGATCTACGTGTCGCAGAAGCACGAGCTGACCGAGCTCAACGACACCAACGGCGACGGCGCGATCGACCAGTACCGGCGCGTCGCCACCTGGCCGTTCGACGGCAACTTCCACGAGTTCGCGTTCGGTCTGCTCTACCAGGACGGGTTCTTCTACCTGAACCTGTCCGTCTCGATCAACCTGGGCGGCGCGACCACCGACCCGCAGGGCTCGCCGAACCGCGGCACCACGCTCAAGATCAATAGATCCACCGGCGCGGTGCAGTACATCGCGGGCGGGCTGCGTACCCCCAACGGGTTGAACTTCGGCCCGGAGGGCGACATCTTCGTGCTGGACAACCAGGGCGGCTGGCTGCCGTCGTCGAAGCTGGTGCAGGTCAAGCAGGACCGGTTCTTCGGCCACTACACCAACCCGGACGGGCCGTTCGACCTTCAGCCGGTCACCCAGCCGGTGCTGTGGCTGCCGCAGAACGAGATCGCGAACTCGCCGAGCACGCCGCTGATGCTCAACTCCGGGCCGTACGCGGGACAGCTGCTCTTCGGTGACGTCACCTACGGCGGCGTGCAGCGCGCCTACCTGGAGAAGGTCGGCGGTCAGTACCAGGGCGCGGTCTTCCGCCTGACCCAGGGCCTGGAGATGGGCGTGCTGCGGATCAGCCAGGGGCCGGACGGCGCGATCTACGCCGGCGGGCTCGGCGCCGGCGGCAACTGGGGCCAGGAGGGCAAGCTCACCTACGGCCTGCAGAAGCTGACGCCGAACGGCGCGAGCGTCTTCGACATCAAGGCGATGCGGGCGATCCCGGACGGCTTCGAGCTGGAGTACACCCAGCCGGTCTCGGACGCCACCGCCGCGCAACTGGCCTCCCGCTACCGGGCCAAGCAGTGGCGGTACGTCCCGACGCCGGACTACGGCGGCCCGAAGGTCGACGAGGAGTCGCTCACCGTCGCCTCCGCCACGCTCTCGGCCGACCGCCTGAAGGTCACGCTCAAGCTGGCCGGCCTCAAGCCCGGCCGGGTCGTGCACGTGCGCTCGCCGCGCCCGTTCACCTCCACCGCCAACCAGTCGCTGTGGAGCACCGAGGCCTGGTACACGCTGAACAGCCTGGCCGACGGCAGCACGCTCAAGTCCTCCGTGGTGGAGGCGGAGTGGTCCGGGCTCACCGGCAGCACCGCCGTCGCGACCGACCACCCCGGCTACACCGGCAGCGGCTTCTCGGCGGGGCACGGCGCGGCCGGCTCGGCGACCACGTTCACGGTGAACGTGCCGTCCGCGGGCGCCTACCCGATCTCGCTGCGCTACAGCAACGGGCCCAACCCCTCCCAGATGACCAAGACCCTCAGCCTGTACGTCAACGGGGCGCGGGTGAAACAGGTCAGCCTGCCCAGCACCGCGAACTGGGACACCTGGGCGACGCTGGCCGACTCCGTGACGTTGCGCGCGGGCGCCAACGCGGTCTCCTACCGGGTCGACACCGGCGACTCCGGGCACGTCAACCTGGACAGCCTCACCGTCGGCGGCACGGCCGCGCCCGGCAACCGGACCGGGACGATCACCGGGATCGGCGGCAAGTGCCTTGACGTGGAGAACGCGAACATCGCGGACGGTGCCAAGGTCCAGCTGCACACCTGCAACAACTCGACCGCGCAGAGCTGGACGCGGGAGGGTGACACGCTGCGCGCGCTCGGCAAGTGCCTGGACGTGGACAACTCCGGCACCGCCGACGGCACCCGGGTGCAGCTCTACACCTGCAACAACAGCGCCGCGCAGGTGTGGCAGGCCCGGGCCGACGGTGCGCTGGTCAACCCGCAGTCCGGCAAGGTGCTCGACGCGGCCGGCGGGTCGAGCGCGGACGGCACCCCGGTGCAGCTGTGGACCTGGGCGAACGTGGCACAGCAGCGCTGGACGCACAACGGCCCGAGCCGGATCACGCTCTTCGACGGCGGGAGCCTGAACGCGTTCCGCAACGCCGACGGCAGCGCGGTCACCTGGCCGGTCTCCGGCGGCTCGGCCGAGGTGCTCGGCGGCGACATCCGGACCAAGCAGACGTTCGGCGACTTCACGCTGCACGTCGAGTTCTGGCTGCCGAACCTGCCCGCCACCGTGACCGGGCAGGCCCGCGCTAACAGCGGCGTCTATCTGCAGGACCGGTACGAGGTGCAGGTGCTCGACTCGTACGGGAAGGCGTCGCCGGCCAACGACGACTGCGCGGCCATCTACCAGAAGGCGGTGCCCACCGCCAACGCCGCCACCGCGCCGGAGACGTGGCAGTCCTACGACATCACGTTCCGCGCGGCCCGCTGGAACGGCACCACGAAGACGGAGAACGCCCGCGTCACCGTGGTGTGGAACGGCGTCACCGTGCACAACAACGTCGCCATCGACGGCCCGACCGGCGCCGGCGCCGCGGAGAGCCCGGCCGCGCTGCCGATCCGCCTCCAGGACCACGGCGACCCCGGCGCGAACGTGCGCTACCGCAACATCTGGATCGAACCGGCCTGA